From a region of the Aeoliella mucimassa genome:
- a CDS encoding DUF1559 domain-containing protein has translation MKSRQNGFTLVELLVVIAIIGILVALLLPAVQSAREAARRMQCTNNLKQLSLAALNYESAYGELPAARIGCDGLLAQCNDMRQTGNVAGVNLRTQGASVFVQLLPYVEQQALFDLFDIKNKTVWDAGQWNGWLTDPSTVTAIGTTVPEFRCPSDGELNEYADYAHQATNTSARAATGSYAGVAGDVGPPNGPDPLFNDRADPRGKAFDLKWNNTGVFFYVRRIKLREITDGTSNTMFFGETVDGHGRLAEDGSGDLLASNIWSNGNRCNSSMRTTVNPLNTIPELGESIQNSGTRTHCGFNSRHPGGANFGMGDGSVTYLTEDVSEDVYRQMSTRLSNADEYVESVPTSPGPR, from the coding sequence ATGAAAAGTAGGCAGAACGGATTTACATTGGTCGAACTGCTGGTGGTAATCGCAATCATCGGCATTCTTGTTGCACTATTACTGCCTGCGGTGCAGTCGGCTCGCGAAGCGGCTCGTCGGATGCAGTGTACCAACAATTTAAAACAGCTTTCCTTGGCAGCTTTGAACTACGAGAGTGCCTACGGCGAATTGCCCGCTGCAAGAATTGGCTGCGACGGCTTGCTCGCCCAGTGTAACGACATGCGTCAAACGGGTAACGTCGCAGGCGTGAATCTGCGAACCCAGGGAGCGAGCGTATTTGTGCAATTGCTACCCTACGTGGAACAGCAGGCGTTGTTCGATCTGTTCGATATCAAGAACAAAACGGTCTGGGATGCCGGCCAATGGAATGGGTGGCTGACCGACCCCAGCACGGTGACTGCGATTGGGACCACCGTGCCCGAGTTTCGCTGCCCTAGCGATGGTGAACTGAATGAGTACGCGGACTACGCGCATCAAGCTACAAATACCTCGGCACGCGCCGCCACCGGCAGCTACGCAGGCGTCGCAGGCGACGTGGGTCCTCCAAACGGTCCCGATCCATTGTTCAATGACCGAGCCGATCCACGCGGCAAGGCCTTTGATCTCAAGTGGAACAACACCGGTGTGTTTTTCTACGTGCGACGCATCAAGCTGCGTGAAATTACCGATGGTACATCGAATACCATGTTCTTTGGCGAAACCGTCGATGGTCATGGACGCCTTGCCGAAGATGGTAGCGGCGACCTGCTCGCAAGCAACATCTGGTCGAACGGCAATCGTTGCAACTCGTCGATGCGAACCACGGTGAATCCTTTGAATACGATCCCTGAGTTGGGCGAATCGATTCAAAACTCCGGAACCCGCACCCATTGCGGGTTCAACAGTCGCCATCCTGGTGGGGCGAACTTCGGCATGGGCGATGGTAGCGTTACCTATCTGACCGAAGATGTCTCGGAGGATGTCTATCGCCAGATGTCGACACGACTTTCCAATGCCGACGAGTACGTCGAGTCGGTTCCCACCTCGCCTGGACCACGCTAG
- a CDS encoding PEP-CTERM sorting domain-containing protein — protein sequence MSEEITGAGILRLEGIDINDPETDGLTTEVVSISRANNSFSGQVNVSGGTLAISNSAALGTADNTAATGTLVGGGFAESKLQLSSVTVTDERLELAGRQPDVTAPHLTSTGTSEWTGDIVGAAGGNQYSIESQSGTLTLSGNIALPDSTERFLNLSGAGNGRIEGEILDRTLTIGDGAENVNTSVMKTGTGTWTIATVPPAENSDPDDLSTARDGYHQGQTIVAEGTLAVQATGGVNGELWSRTIEVRQDAVFDASSFSTYSLQAIDDPDGTLSTGDEIGQTLAGSGTINVGGTLQAYDDSTFSPGDGVGTLTINGNLSYSTFADTAAGSWNFDLGNTVAAGDSDRIVVSGATTINASASSNVINVNLTPVEGTLASGAYTLVQASSLSQSGSAGNGTYVERVFDAQGNDITAGMRQTVSVANTSNSVVLNVTGTSANLNWNGPANGLWDVKTSNNWSGTGGPQFNQLDNVTFGNATNKSVTVNSDVAPGSVTFNGGAGTTYTVSGSGGMTGFGPVNVQSGTVQLKNSGNAYAGTTTVASGATLEVDSATTGDVVVDGTLSIGGAGVTLGGARTFYADTFGGSGNPLNGTTPDTSFDGKTWVAAPVFEDDGDSVIGPDLGATATFGFQPVDGSTYVLEASISNIVGDGNWFGVGFANGQSAASSDAARFISGDVEGLAWALYRGNTDGNQTFLGDVSVEPNSGLASQAAWATSENVGGGDVSIRISLDTTGGTGNWIATMEADTGSGYQVIRSAEVMLDESITSVGIANASTNAISGTLESFSLTGTEPANSRLLGQTLTIDGDLTMGTDATLAFDFASLGQDSVVVSGAATLDGTVEVTKLGDFTPAAGSQYTLLTAAEGIADLGVDYLLPEGFRIAIVDTTDLIMSYGIFGDFNGDGLVNLADYTVWRDNLGAADESALLGNGDGLNGVDFADYELWKANFGNSMASAGVTSDQNVVPEPSSIALGVLGLALVGVARRRQQRS from the coding sequence TTGAGTGAAGAAATCACTGGTGCTGGCATCTTGCGACTAGAAGGCATCGATATCAACGATCCCGAAACCGATGGACTGACGACCGAAGTCGTCTCGATCAGCAGGGCCAACAACAGCTTTAGCGGTCAAGTCAACGTTTCCGGTGGTACTCTCGCCATCTCTAACAGTGCTGCGCTCGGTACGGCCGACAATACGGCCGCTACTGGCACCCTTGTCGGTGGTGGTTTTGCCGAGAGTAAGCTGCAGCTCTCTAGCGTTACCGTAACGGATGAACGATTGGAACTCGCGGGTCGACAGCCCGACGTCACCGCTCCTCACCTCACCAGTACTGGTACGAGTGAGTGGACAGGCGACATCGTCGGCGCAGCCGGCGGAAACCAGTACAGCATCGAGTCGCAATCGGGTACGTTGACACTCTCGGGCAACATTGCCCTGCCAGATTCCACCGAGCGTTTTCTCAATCTCTCGGGCGCCGGTAACGGACGCATCGAAGGAGAGATTCTTGATCGCACCCTCACCATCGGCGATGGTGCCGAAAACGTTAACACTAGCGTCATGAAAACTGGCACCGGAACTTGGACCATCGCGACGGTTCCGCCAGCAGAGAATAGCGATCCCGACGACCTGTCGACTGCTCGCGATGGCTACCATCAGGGGCAAACGATCGTTGCCGAAGGCACCCTGGCAGTGCAAGCCACCGGTGGTGTAAATGGTGAACTCTGGAGTCGTACCATCGAGGTGCGTCAGGATGCAGTATTCGACGCGAGCAGCTTTAGCACTTATAGCTTGCAAGCGATCGACGATCCCGACGGCACGTTGTCGACCGGTGACGAGATAGGTCAAACTCTCGCTGGTAGCGGTACGATTAATGTAGGTGGAACTCTGCAGGCTTACGACGATTCCACCTTCTCGCCTGGCGATGGAGTGGGCACGCTGACGATTAATGGCAACCTTTCCTACTCTACGTTTGCCGACACGGCAGCAGGTTCGTGGAACTTCGACTTGGGCAATACCGTGGCCGCAGGCGACAGCGATCGCATCGTGGTCTCCGGGGCCACAACGATCAACGCGAGTGCGTCGAGCAATGTGATCAACGTGAACCTGACCCCTGTGGAGGGAACGCTAGCATCAGGTGCTTACACCTTGGTTCAAGCATCGAGTCTTTCGCAATCGGGCTCTGCAGGGAATGGCACCTATGTCGAGCGAGTATTCGATGCCCAAGGCAACGATATCACCGCGGGCATGCGTCAGACCGTTTCGGTAGCCAACACGAGCAATAGTGTGGTCCTGAACGTCACTGGCACGTCCGCCAACCTTAATTGGAATGGCCCTGCGAATGGCCTTTGGGACGTAAAGACGAGCAACAACTGGTCGGGCACCGGCGGTCCACAGTTCAATCAACTTGATAACGTGACCTTTGGCAATGCAACCAACAAGTCGGTGACGGTGAACTCGGACGTTGCCCCTGGTAGCGTAACCTTCAATGGCGGCGCCGGCACCACTTACACCGTGAGTGGTTCGGGAGGAATGACCGGTTTCGGTCCAGTGAACGTGCAAAGCGGAACCGTGCAGTTGAAGAACAGCGGTAATGCTTACGCGGGAACTACCACCGTGGCGAGCGGTGCAACCCTGGAAGTCGATTCGGCCACCACCGGCGATGTCGTCGTCGATGGTACGCTTTCTATCGGCGGTGCAGGCGTAACACTCGGCGGAGCACGTACGTTCTATGCCGACACGTTCGGCGGCAGCGGCAATCCTCTGAATGGCACGACGCCCGACACTTCGTTTGATGGCAAGACGTGGGTCGCCGCCCCGGTGTTCGAGGACGATGGCGATAGCGTTATCGGCCCAGACCTTGGAGCCACCGCGACATTCGGGTTCCAACCGGTCGATGGTTCGACGTATGTGCTAGAAGCATCCATCTCGAACATTGTGGGGGATGGCAACTGGTTTGGTGTTGGGTTTGCCAATGGCCAGTCAGCAGCTAGCTCCGACGCTGCCCGGTTTATCTCGGGCGACGTAGAAGGCCTGGCCTGGGCGTTGTACCGTGGTAATACCGACGGCAATCAAACGTTCCTCGGCGATGTCTCGGTCGAGCCTAACAGTGGTCTGGCTTCCCAAGCGGCCTGGGCGACCAGCGAAAACGTGGGTGGCGGCGACGTCTCCATTCGCATTTCGCTGGATACGACTGGCGGAACTGGCAATTGGATCGCCACGATGGAAGCCGACACTGGTAGCGGCTACCAGGTGATCCGCTCGGCGGAAGTGATGCTGGACGAGTCGATTACCTCGGTCGGTATTGCCAATGCGAGTACAAATGCCATTTCCGGTACCTTGGAGTCCTTCTCCTTGACCGGTACCGAGCCCGCTAACTCGAGATTGTTGGGGCAAACCCTCACGATCGATGGCGATTTGACGATGGGCACCGATGCGACCTTGGCCTTCGATTTCGCTTCGCTTGGTCAAGACTCGGTTGTGGTGTCTGGTGCGGCAACCCTCGACGGCACCGTGGAAGTGACGAAGCTCGGCGATTTCACTCCCGCTGCTGGTTCGCAGTACACGTTGTTGACTGCAGCCGAAGGCATCGCCGACCTGGGAGTCGATTACTTGCTACCCGAGGGATTCCGGATTGCGATTGTGGATACTACCGACTTGATTATGTCGTACGGGATCTTCGGCGACTTCAATGGCGATGGTCTCGTGAATCTTGCGGACTACACGGTGTGGAGAGATAACCTCGGCGCGGCCGACGAGTCGGCATTGCTCGGCAATGGCGATGGCTTAAACGGAGTTGATTTTGCCGACTACGAACTGTGGAAAGCCAACTTCGGCAATTCCATGGCGTCGGCCGGAGTGACTTCGGATCAAAATGTGGTGCCCGAACCAAGTTCGATAGCGCTGGGAGTATTGGGGCTCGCCCTGGTTGGTGTCGCTCGCCGGCGGCAGCAACGCTCTTAG
- a CDS encoding autotransporter-associated beta strand repeat-containing protein: MIRMPAATLGTLLLAVWLSPTIHAVTIYQDDFSGDGTSSLNGAIPDVAPGAETWASGSHLLNNGVQDGAGRFTSLLPFTPQQGAGLYTLSADFSVTGTNNSWLAMGFAESLAPSGAGLEERWLDGSNNSRPSLWALMRTAGTDGADQSFLGYAGGNHTFGGENAPTSSATSLVITIDTTNPDWEVTWDFNGDGVDRAATVLAADVPTIGYVGFSSTDAAGTTSITSFLLEGPAPPNQWNVNGSGSFNVADNWLDDVVPTGSAVFGSVLTADNAPATVTIDTSVSVNSLGFQNANSYILEGPGTLTLNGMASLEATQGTHTINAQVMGSSGLTKSGSGTIVLANGSNGYTGNTTITGGILDVPNLAAINQSSGSIDISAGATFRLNGDG, encoded by the coding sequence ATGATTCGTATGCCAGCGGCCACGCTTGGAACGCTTCTTCTCGCAGTATGGCTCTCGCCAACCATCCATGCAGTCACAATCTATCAAGATGATTTCAGCGGCGACGGCACAAGTAGTCTCAATGGCGCCATCCCCGACGTCGCTCCCGGTGCAGAGACGTGGGCATCCGGTTCGCATTTGCTGAACAATGGTGTGCAAGACGGCGCAGGACGATTCACCTCGCTGTTGCCCTTCACTCCGCAGCAGGGGGCTGGGCTCTATACCTTGTCGGCCGACTTCAGCGTCACTGGTACGAACAATAGCTGGCTGGCGATGGGTTTTGCCGAGTCGCTCGCTCCATCCGGGGCAGGGCTCGAAGAACGCTGGCTCGACGGAAGCAACAATTCACGCCCATCACTCTGGGCGCTCATGCGAACCGCTGGTACCGACGGGGCCGACCAATCCTTCCTCGGATACGCGGGTGGTAACCACACTTTCGGCGGCGAGAACGCTCCCACCAGCAGTGCGACCTCCTTGGTGATCACGATTGATACAACGAATCCCGATTGGGAAGTGACTTGGGATTTTAATGGTGACGGAGTCGATCGGGCAGCAACCGTTTTGGCTGCCGATGTTCCAACCATCGGCTACGTGGGATTCTCTTCCACCGATGCTGCAGGTACTACTAGCATTACCAGCTTTCTGTTGGAGGGTCCTGCTCCTCCCAATCAGTGGAACGTGAATGGAAGCGGCAGCTTCAATGTCGCCGATAATTGGCTCGACGACGTGGTTCCCACAGGTTCGGCCGTGTTCGGTAGTGTGCTAACCGCCGACAATGCACCAGCAACTGTCACGATCGACACCTCGGTGTCGGTGAATTCTCTCGGATTTCAAAACGCGAACAGCTACATCCTCGAAGGACCTGGCACGCTCACCCTCAATGGCATGGCTAGCTTGGAAGCCACGCAAGGTACTCACACCATCAACGCTCAGGTGATGGGTAGCAGCGGATTAACGAAAAGTGGTAGTGGAACCATCGTCTTGGCTAACGGTTCCAACGGGTACACCGGCAACACCACCATCACCGGCGGCATCCTCGACGTCCCGAATCTTGCGGCTATCAATCAGTCGTCGGGATCCATCGACATTAGTGCCGGGGCAACGTTTCGGCTGAATGGCGACGGATAA
- a CDS encoding FecR domain-containing protein encodes MSFSPVIQRELNQLLAKAVDSELAPEERERLEQLVLGYPDRLRYMVDYLQLEVQLQAEAMVQQGVVQDDLDPPPVLAPLCPLPAKPRRWRYLPHAMIIAVSVAIVLGMIPQPSPPKHQFEFTPPRITQVVATSRPPAPVAALSMQTGAVWKEERWEEGKIFREGDRIELLAGEAQISIGCGAEIALKSPCVLEFDAHDRVHLVRGELAVHVAEWARGFTVITESMEVVDLGTTFTVSAGDDNQDETRVIEGLVRVHPRNNLPKEQRGLLVSKGESFVIAPDGEHQNQPLLPEVLAETFDFSSVVPYHPITLHNTGHGLAVGDEDPNWLIVDAPGGESVSPEYATVCHPDERYVANEPDLSQWVSVPTWRTAEPNSKYTFQTRFDLTGYNLSTIQLFGRFLADNGIQQVRVNGHEVEVQSWIDNVQGQEFGHDQFRFVDITDGLKQGENIVEIDVWNGTFMPVRSAKDITPNPMALRVEWYAFGKRTEEHPAVKPRATNM; translated from the coding sequence ATGAGCTTTTCCCCAGTCATCCAGCGAGAACTGAATCAGCTGCTTGCAAAAGCCGTCGACTCGGAACTGGCGCCCGAAGAGCGGGAACGCCTTGAGCAACTGGTGCTGGGCTATCCCGATCGCTTACGCTACATGGTCGATTATCTGCAGCTAGAGGTTCAGCTGCAGGCGGAGGCCATGGTTCAGCAAGGAGTGGTACAAGACGATTTGGATCCGCCCCCAGTACTCGCTCCCCTGTGCCCGCTACCTGCCAAGCCGAGAAGGTGGCGGTACTTGCCCCACGCGATGATCATTGCGGTTTCGGTAGCGATCGTGCTCGGGATGATTCCACAGCCTTCGCCGCCAAAGCATCAATTCGAGTTCACACCGCCACGAATTACTCAGGTGGTTGCCACCTCCCGCCCACCAGCCCCTGTGGCCGCTCTCTCTATGCAAACCGGTGCGGTTTGGAAAGAAGAGCGTTGGGAAGAGGGAAAAATATTTCGCGAGGGAGATCGCATCGAACTCCTCGCCGGCGAAGCCCAAATTAGCATTGGGTGCGGAGCCGAAATCGCCTTGAAATCGCCTTGCGTGCTGGAGTTCGACGCCCACGACCGGGTGCATCTGGTCCGTGGCGAACTCGCGGTCCATGTCGCGGAATGGGCCCGCGGATTCACCGTGATTACCGAATCGATGGAAGTCGTCGACCTGGGGACCACGTTCACCGTTTCGGCTGGCGACGACAATCAAGACGAAACTCGGGTGATCGAAGGCCTGGTCCGCGTACACCCACGTAACAATCTTCCCAAGGAGCAGCGGGGATTGTTGGTCAGTAAGGGGGAGTCATTCGTGATCGCCCCGGATGGTGAGCATCAGAATCAGCCGCTATTGCCTGAAGTGCTTGCCGAAACATTTGATTTCTCTTCGGTCGTCCCTTATCATCCGATCACTCTTCATAACACGGGGCATGGTCTGGCGGTCGGAGACGAGGATCCGAACTGGCTTATTGTCGACGCCCCCGGCGGCGAAAGTGTGTCCCCGGAGTACGCAACCGTATGTCATCCCGATGAACGTTACGTTGCGAACGAGCCTGACTTATCGCAATGGGTCTCCGTACCAACCTGGCGGACTGCCGAACCAAATTCGAAATACACGTTTCAAACGCGGTTTGATTTAACGGGTTACAACCTCTCGACCATTCAATTATTTGGCCGGTTCTTGGCTGACAACGGCATTCAACAGGTCCGGGTGAATGGTCACGAAGTCGAAGTGCAAAGCTGGATTGATAATGTCCAGGGGCAGGAGTTTGGGCACGATCAGTTTCGTTTCGTCGACATCACCGACGGTCTCAAGCAGGGCGAAAACATCGTAGAGATCGACGTGTGGAATGGAACCTTCATGCCGGTCAGGTCGGCTAAAGACATCACTCCAAATCCTATGGCACTCCGCGTGGAGTGGTATGCGTTTGGAAAGCGAACCGAGGAGCACCCAGCGGTGAAACCTCGAGCAACTAACATGTAA
- a CDS encoding sigma-70 family RNA polymerase sigma factor, whose product MDKATAELVSKLTASQNRLQGYIFTLTADREATQDILQSTNLVIWDKADQFDPGSNFIAWAFQIARLQVLAYRKRQMRCKLVFSDELVSELAKVISSEATEDWFEVRQDALSKCLAGISAEHRDLFLLRYRSGLKMRDIATRVGKTATSVEKMIGRLRVALLRCVKHRLGEEVSS is encoded by the coding sequence ATGGATAAAGCAACGGCAGAACTTGTCTCAAAGCTCACTGCCAGCCAAAACCGATTGCAAGGCTACATCTTCACGTTAACAGCAGATCGTGAAGCCACCCAAGACATTCTGCAATCGACCAACTTGGTGATTTGGGACAAGGCCGATCAATTCGATCCAGGTTCGAACTTCATTGCATGGGCATTTCAGATAGCTCGGCTGCAGGTGCTGGCCTATCGGAAGCGTCAAATGCGATGCAAGCTGGTATTTAGCGACGAACTGGTATCGGAGCTAGCGAAAGTGATCAGCTCCGAAGCGACCGAAGATTGGTTTGAAGTCCGGCAAGACGCGCTATCCAAGTGCTTGGCTGGAATCTCCGCCGAGCACCGCGACTTGTTTCTCCTGCGATATCGTAGCGGCTTGAAGATGCGCGACATCGCGACTCGTGTCGGAAAAACAGCCACGTCGGTCGAAAAAATGATCGGCCGACTGCGAGTCGCTTTGCTGCGTTGTGTAAAACACCGGCTGGGAGAGGAGGTATCGTCATGA
- a CDS encoding glycoside hydrolase family 97 protein, translating into MSSQTLASIALTYLLVVGSCSQVSVAEEIEVASPSNRLTVELQIDNPIQYSVHLGDKQVLQPSAIDLTIADLGAIGKTKQKPKVVVESKKEKVQFPVPRKYRSLDTAYTQATIHLSEQATLVFRVYDEGVAYRWQTNIPGQITVESELAEFRFPDSSTCYFPEEESMFTHQERVYKQTPVAEISPEQFCSTGCVVECQNGVKVYISESDLFSYPGMFLRGTDSGQPGLVGKYAGYPLETELQGDRNQVVTKYADYLAKTDGARSFPWRVLLVADDDADLLRSELVYQLGRPMAIDSADWIKPGKVSWDWWNGIDLRGVDFRAGVNTETYKYFVDFAAEYKIEYILLDEGWSKTSTDVTAPRSDVDIKEVLAYAEQKGVKVLLWVLWNAIDKEMDSKLARFEQWGVAGIKVDFMQRDDQVMIDYYWQVARTAAEHRLMVDFHGACKPMGLRRPYPNVMTFEGVNGLEQYKWGKERTTPEQELILPFIRMVAGPMDYTPGAMRNANDTNWRWIVDHPMVLGTRCHQLAMYVVYESPLQMLADSPTTYQDEPECMQFLSAVPTVWDDTVVLDAKLSDYVAIARRSGDEWYIGVMTDWDRRELDLPLTFLSDGPYKLESWGDGVNADRNGEDFAQHTASVTRDDTLHVRLAPAGGWVGRLRIEPSSTSTGASR; encoded by the coding sequence ATGTCTTCCCAAACGCTTGCGTCGATCGCGCTTACCTATTTACTTGTCGTTGGCTCCTGCAGCCAAGTTTCGGTTGCCGAAGAAATCGAGGTCGCATCGCCATCGAATCGCTTGACGGTCGAACTCCAGATCGACAATCCGATCCAGTACAGCGTCCACTTAGGGGATAAGCAGGTTCTGCAACCTTCGGCCATCGATCTGACGATTGCCGATCTGGGAGCGATTGGTAAGACCAAACAGAAGCCCAAGGTGGTGGTCGAATCGAAGAAAGAGAAGGTCCAGTTCCCGGTTCCGCGCAAGTATCGTTCGCTCGACACCGCCTACACGCAAGCGACGATTCATTTGAGCGAACAGGCAACGCTGGTATTTCGCGTGTACGACGAAGGAGTGGCTTACCGCTGGCAAACCAACATCCCCGGTCAGATCACGGTCGAAAGCGAGCTAGCCGAGTTCCGTTTCCCCGATTCCAGCACGTGCTACTTCCCGGAGGAAGAAAGCATGTTCACGCATCAGGAACGCGTCTACAAGCAAACGCCTGTCGCGGAGATAAGCCCCGAGCAGTTCTGCTCGACCGGCTGTGTGGTGGAGTGCCAGAACGGAGTGAAGGTCTATATCTCCGAATCCGATCTGTTTAGCTACCCTGGCATGTTCCTCCGCGGCACCGACAGCGGTCAGCCGGGACTGGTTGGCAAATACGCTGGCTACCCCCTGGAAACCGAGCTCCAAGGGGATCGCAATCAGGTGGTTACGAAGTATGCCGATTATCTGGCGAAGACCGATGGCGCCCGTTCGTTTCCCTGGAGAGTGCTGCTCGTCGCCGACGACGATGCGGATCTTCTTCGCTCCGAGCTGGTTTATCAACTCGGTCGACCGATGGCGATCGACTCGGCCGACTGGATCAAGCCTGGCAAGGTCTCATGGGACTGGTGGAACGGCATCGATCTGCGGGGCGTTGATTTCCGAGCTGGCGTGAACACCGAGACCTACAAGTACTTTGTCGACTTCGCTGCTGAGTACAAGATTGAATACATCCTGCTCGACGAAGGTTGGAGCAAGACGTCGACCGATGTGACCGCGCCGCGTTCCGATGTCGATATCAAGGAAGTCCTGGCCTACGCGGAGCAAAAAGGGGTGAAGGTTCTGTTGTGGGTGCTGTGGAATGCCATCGACAAGGAGATGGATTCCAAGCTGGCCCGCTTCGAGCAGTGGGGCGTCGCTGGCATTAAGGTCGACTTCATGCAACGCGACGACCAGGTGATGATCGATTACTACTGGCAAGTCGCTCGCACTGCAGCCGAACACCGCTTGATGGTCGACTTCCACGGAGCGTGCAAACCGATGGGCCTCCGCCGGCCGTATCCTAACGTGATGACCTTCGAGGGGGTCAACGGGCTCGAGCAGTATAAATGGGGCAAAGAACGCACGACGCCTGAGCAAGAGTTGATACTCCCCTTCATTCGCATGGTGGCCGGTCCGATGGACTACACGCCAGGCGCGATGCGCAATGCGAACGACACTAACTGGCGGTGGATCGTCGACCACCCCATGGTGCTTGGCACCCGCTGCCATCAGCTGGCCATGTACGTGGTGTACGAAAGCCCGCTGCAAATGCTGGCCGATAGCCCCACGACGTACCAAGACGAGCCGGAGTGCATGCAGTTTCTCTCCGCGGTGCCGACCGTGTGGGACGATACGGTTGTGCTCGACGCGAAGCTCTCCGACTATGTGGCCATCGCCCGCCGGTCGGGAGACGAATGGTACATCGGCGTGATGACCGACTGGGATCGTCGTGAGCTCGACTTGCCGCTCACGTTCCTTTCCGATGGGCCTTACAAACTCGAAAGCTGGGGCGACGGAGTGAATGCCGACCGCAACGGCGAGGATTTCGCTCAGCACACCGCGAGTGTGACTCGCGACGATACGCTCCACGTTCGCCTGGCCCCCGCAGGTGGATGGGTGGGGCGACTCCGCATCGAGCCAAGCAGTACTAGCACGGGAGCATCGCGATAG